From a single Hevea brasiliensis isolate MT/VB/25A 57/8 unplaced genomic scaffold, ASM3005281v1 Scaf1, whole genome shotgun sequence genomic region:
- the LOC110673404 gene encoding uncharacterized protein LOC110673404, producing MADIVKEILARPIQLADQLVKSTDEVDQSFKQDCQELKTKTEKLAILLRQAARASNDLYERPTRRIIDDTEQVLDKALTLVIKCRATGLMKRMFTIIPSGAFRKTSMQLENSIGDVSWLLRVSASADDRDDEYLGLPPIAANEPILCLIWEQVAILFTGSLEERSDAAASLVSLARDNDRYGKLIIEEGGVPPLLKLAKEGKMEGQENAARAVGLLGRDPESVEQIVNAGVCTVFAKILKEGHMKVQAVVAWAVSELAANHPKCQDHFLQNNVIRFLVSHLAFETIQEHSKYAIASKQNMSIHSVVMASNNPSPNEKKENEEETPKIAHPMNHNTPSQMQNVVTSTLAMKNQTPNTIIKQNQTPSPPMSQPHHANPVRGSQNNAKQHHHHVLTGTSIKGREFEDPATKAQMKAMAARALWQLCKGNVTICQNITESRALLCFAVLLEKGPDDVQSNSAMALMEITAVAEQNSDLRRSAFKPTSPAAKAVVDQLLKVTEKANSDLLIPCVRAIGNLARTFRATETRIIGPVVKLLDEREPEITVEAVIALNKFACTENYLCVNHSKAIISAGGAKHLVQLVYFGEQMVQIPSLILVCYIALNCPDSDVLANEEVLNVLEWSSKYAHLVQEPTIQSLLPDAKSRLELYQSRGSRGFH from the coding sequence ATGGCGGACATCGTGAAAGAGATCCTGGCAAGGCCAATACAATTAGCAGACCAGCTGGTAAAATCTACTGATGAGGTAGATCAATCTTTCAAGCAGGATTGTCAAGAACTTAAAACCAAAACAGAGAAGCTCGCGATACTTTTACGTCAAGCAGCCCGTGCAAGCAACGACCTCTATGAACGACCAACAAGACGCATCATCGATGACACAGAGCAAGTCCTTGATAAAGCACTTACTCTGGTAATCAAATGCCGAGCCACTGGGCTCATGAAACGTATGTTTACCATAATCCCCTCTGGCGCCTTTCGAAAAACATCAATGCAGTTGGAGAATTCAATAGGAGATGTTTCTTGGCTTCTGCGTGTTTCTGCTTCCGCGGATGATCGCGACGATGAATATTTAGGTCTGCCTCCTATTGCTGCAAATGAACCAATTCTTTGTCTTATATGGGAACAAGTTGCTATACTTTTTACAGGTTCTTTAGAGGAGAGGTCAGATGCTGCAGCTTCATTGGTTTCCTTGGCTCGAGATAATGATCGTTATGGGAAGTTGATAATAGAGGAAGGTGGAGTTCCTCCATTGCTCAAGTTGGCTAAAGAAGGGAAAATGGAGGGTCAAGAAAATGCTGCCAGGGCCGTTGGATTATTGGGACGAGACCCAGAAAGTGTCGAACAGATTGTGAATGCTGGGGTTTGCACTGTGTTTGCGAAAATTCTTAAAGAAGGTCATATGAAAGTTCAAGCTGTTGTGGCTTGGGCTGTATCTGAATTGGCTGCAAATCATCCCAAATGCCAAGACCATTTTTTACAAAACAATGTAATTCGGTTTCTTGTTAGTCATCTTGCTTTTGAGACGATTCAAGAACATAGCAAGTATGCAATTGCAAGCAAGCAAAACATGTCAATTCATTCCGTTGTGATGGCTAGTAATAACCCAAGTCCTAATGAGAAAAAGGAGAATGAAGAAGAAACTCCAAAAATTGCTCATCCAATGAACCATAACACTCCTAgccaaatgcaaaatgtggtgacCAGCACTTTGGCAATGAAGAACCAAACTCCTAACACTATTATAAAGCAAAATCAAACACCAAGTCCCCCCATGAGTCAACCCCATCATGCAAACCCTGTAAGGGGAAGCCAAAATAACGCAAAACAACACCACCACCATGTTTTAACTGGGACTAGCATCAAGGGTAGGGAATTTGAAGACCCAGCTACAAAAGCACAAATGAAGGCCATGGCAGCAAGAGCACTTTGGCAACTGTGCAAGGGAAATGTCACCATATGCCAAAATATAACAGAGTCACGAGCACTTTTATGCTTTGCAGTTTTGTTAGAAAAAGGTCCTGATGATGTTCAATCCAATTCGGCTATGGCATTGATGGAAATCACAGCAGTAGCTGAGCAAAATTCTGATTTGAGACGCTCCGCTTTTAAGCCTACTTCCCCTGCTGCCAAAGCAGTTGTTGATCAACTACTGAAAGTAACTGAAAAGGCAAACTCAGACCTCCTCATCCCCTGTGTCAGAGCAATCGGTAACTTGGCGAGGACCTTTCGAGCAACGGAAACTAGGATCATTGGGCCAGTAGTGAAGCTTTTAGATGAAAGGGAACCTGAAATTACAGTGGAAGCAGTAATTGCTCTTAACAAGTTCGCATGCACAGAAAATTACCTGTGTGTTAATCATTCAAAGGCCATTATCAGTGCAGGAGGTGCCAAGCACCTAGTTCAACTAGTTTACTTTGGAGAGCAAATGGTTCAAATTCCTTCATTAATCCTGGTATGCTACATTGCATTGAATTGCCCTGACAGCGATGTTCTTGCAAATGAAGAGGTGCTTAATGTACTAGAGTGGTCATCAAAGTATGCACATTTGGTGCAAGAACCCACAATTCAATCTCTATTACCAGATGCAAAGAGTAGATTGGAACTCTATCAGTCCAGAGGTTCAAGAGGATTCCATTAA
- the LOC110661434 gene encoding chaperone protein dnaJ 11, chloroplastic-like, which translates to MASNSSLYEVLGIPVSASCHEIKAAYRKLARTCHPDVVSVNQKDMSANEFMKIHAAYSTLSDPNKRANYDRDLYRHRQPFGSSSFNSATMASASGYACSGRNWETDQCW; encoded by the coding sequence atggcTTCAAATTCATCGTTGTACGAAGTGTTGGGGATCCCAGTGAGTGCAAGTTGCCATGAGATAAAAGCAGCGTACAGGAAACTAGCAAGAACTTGCCATCCTGATGTTGTGTCTGTAAATCAGAAAGATATGTCAGCCAACGAGTTCATGAAAATCCATGCAGCTTATTCTACCTTGTCTGACCCTAATAAGCGTGCAAATTATGACAGAGATCTTTATAGGCATCGCCAGCCTTTTGGTTCCTCTTCTTTCAACTCTGCAACAATGGCATCTGCTTCTGGTTATGCTTGTTCTGGTAGAAACTGGGAGACTGACCAGTGTTGGtag